A region of Lichenibacterium dinghuense DNA encodes the following proteins:
- a CDS encoding superinfection immunity protein — protein MLTTKIAFLICLATGVAALWSLFLLPSLVAFQRRHLQRWAVFGLNLLLGATGGTPVRVADRVARL, from the coding sequence GTGCTAACGACCAAGATCGCCTTCCTTATCTGTCTGGCAACCGGAGTCGCTGCACTCTGGTCGCTGTTCCTGCTTCCGTCGCTCGTCGCCTTCCAGCGCCGCCACTTGCAGCGTTGGGCCGTTTTCGGCCTCAACCTGCTGCTCGGCGCGACAGGGGGTACACCCGTTCGCGTTGCGGATCGCGTCGCTCGGCTTTAA